In the genome of Patescibacteria group bacterium, one region contains:
- a CDS encoding sigma-70 family RNA polymerase sigma factor, producing the protein MDISSDTGLIEAAKNNPEHFGLLYEKYSEKVFNFFYFHVNFRRDVAEDLRQETFLKAFTKISQFSFTNNTSSYLTYLLTIAHNLLVNYYRDCEKTISLDERPELVEGVTMSLEAHLDIEVIKKVVHELPLYEKEIFLLRYEIQLSITEIAQAIQKTENAVKLMLSRARKKLAQHPSLKDMVVLQHGYNHS; encoded by the coding sequence ATGGATATATCTTCTGACACTGGCCTCATTGAGGCTGCGAAGAACAATCCGGAGCATTTTGGACTTCTCTATGAAAAATATAGCGAGAAGGTGTTCAATTTTTTCTATTTTCATGTCAATTTCCGCCGTGACGTAGCTGAAGATCTCCGGCAGGAAACATTTTTAAAAGCATTCACCAAAATCTCACAGTTTTCATTTACAAACAATACATCGTCATACCTCACCTATCTTTTGACGATTGCCCACAATCTACTGGTAAATTATTACCGCGATTGCGAAAAGACTATTTCACTTGATGAGAGGCCGGAATTAGTGGAAGGTGTCACAATGTCACTGGAAGCACATCTCGATATTGAAGTGATCAAAAAAGTAGTTCATGAACTTCCTTTGTATGAAAAGGAAATTTTCTTGTTGCGATATGAGATCCAGCTATCGATCACAGAAATTGCTCAAGCAATCCAGAAGACGGAAAATGCCGTTAAACTCATGCTTTCCCGTGCTCGCAAGAAGCTTGCACAGCACCCCTCACTTAAAGATATGGTCGTTTTGCAGCATGGATATAATCATTCGTAA